A genomic region of Arachis hypogaea cultivar Tifrunner chromosome 5, arahy.Tifrunner.gnm2.J5K5, whole genome shotgun sequence contains the following coding sequences:
- the LOC112800591 gene encoding uncharacterized protein: MAMENIEGGSPCTGTVSQSGQCRHFYLAVDRLQFKMQTVVDLLGLVGRRPSLPMVVCCSSRDDLDCLCSAVSGLPFISSSPLYSDLSEHQRASTLDKFRHLNHPTDHDDDDKERTSHMIIVTDACLPLLSSGECPLNAHLLINYDLPPKKETYGRRLATCLSPDGVVINMVVGGEVVTLKAIEESSNIVMQEMPMQILDIL; the protein is encoded by the exons ATGGCCATGGAGAACATTGAGGGAGGATCTCCTTGTACAGGGACGGTGTCTCAGTCTGGACAGTGCCGCCATTTCTATCTTGCTGTTGACAGGCTTCAGTTCAAGATG CAAACGGTGGTGGATCTACTGGGCCTTGTGGGGCGACGACCCTCCCTTCCAATGGTTGTGTGCTGCAGCAGCCGGGACGACCTTGACTGTCTCTGCTCCGCCGTGTCCGGCCTCCCCTTCATCTCCTCTTCCCCTCTCTACAGCGACCTTTCTGAACACCAACGCGCTTCTACTCTCGACAAGTTTCGCCACTTGAACCACCCCACTGACCATGACGACGACGACAAGGAGCGCACCTCCCATATGATCATCGTCACGGACGCCTGCCTTCCTCTGCTTTCTTCCGGGGAGTGTCCCCTGAACGCTCATCTTCTCATCAACTACGACCTACCCCCGAAGAAGGAAACTTATGGCAGGCGTTTAGCCACTTGTTTATCACCtg ATGGTGTTGTGATCAATATGGTTGTTGGTGGGGAAGTCGTTACTCTCAAAGCTATTGAAGAAAGCAGCAATATTGTCATGCAAGAGATGCCAATGCAG ATTCTTGACATTTTATGA
- the LOC140184801 gene encoding uncharacterized protein yields the protein MAQMAVLQAEVKRLAELSTQNNKHEEGNSKGSTQGGAELIGVNPPKEKLTLDNPFSEEITNFQMLKHFTLPSSLEPYKGIGDPRAHIKKFQSMMFFNGPNNDPVLCRAFPTYLDGAALLWFSKLSAGSIASFEDLARSFIDYFAAARIYVHGSDYLSTIRQGPQESLKDYMTRFTDATMEIPDLNPAVHLHALKAGLRPGKFREIIAVTKPKTLDEFRERAAGQMEIEELREADKSERRPRKEDDRPSRSANARDLGKPFKLTPKFDNYTRFNTKREKIIKEILNAKIIKPPTRAGSYQDQRFVDKSKHCAFHQKYGHTTDECVIAKDLLERLARQGLLDKYIEGRKHRESNKEEHHQTSAGKETNKWLNNNPPKGIINCISGGFAGGGETSSARKRSYRAMLAIEGTTLPNNKDIQDLEITFDQADICSAAPHTDDPVVISIQTGDLLVRKVLLDPGSSADVLFHSTFLKMNLSEKLIQPSSGELVGFSGERVPIKGYIWLRTTMGNNPLSKTLDIQYLIVDCPSPYNIILGRPALNMFRAVVSTYHLCVKFQAQDNKIATIHSDRQQARQCYNASLKRSDVNRKQGEVHSINGSEILSLAELDPRGDALERPQPADELHEIQLTKVPGQVTYIGQALRGQQRSELIKLLQDNADLFAWTPADMPGISPDIICHRLATNKTSRPIAQKKRNLGNEKSKAALEETEKLLKANFIKEIRFTTWLSNVVMVRKNSGKVAHVRRLFRFEQSMS from the coding sequence ATGGCCCAGATGGCCGTACTGCAAGCGGAAGTCAAGAGACTAGCCGAGCTATCAACCCAGAACAACAAACATGAGGAAGGCAACTCCAAGGGCTCAACTCAAGGAGGGGCCGAACTCATAGGTGTCAACCCCCCCAAGGAGAAGCTGACCTTGGACAACCCATTTTCTGAGGAAATCACGAACTTCCAAATGCTAAAGCATTTCACACTTCCCTCCTCTCTTGAGCCATATAAGGGGATTGGTGACCCCCGGGCTCACATTAAGAAATTTcaatctatgatgttttttaacggACCTAATAATGATCCTGTGCTTTGCAGAGCTTTCCCTACTTATCTAGACGGGGCTGCCCtactttggttttcaaaattgtCGGCAGGATCAATTGCCTCCTTCGAAGACCTGGCTAGGTCATTTATCGACTATTTTGCAGCAGCTCGGATCTATGTACATGGATCAGACTATCTAAGCACCATCCGCCAGGGCCCGCAGGAAAGTTTAAAAGATTACATGACAAGGTTCACAGACGCCACCATGGAAATACCCGACTTAAATCCTGCCGTCCACCTACATGCTCTTAAAGCCGGACTCAGGCCCGGAAAATTCAGAGAAATAATCGCGGTTACCAAGCCAAAAACACTGGACGAATTCCGAGAAAGGGCAGCCGGACAAATGGAGATCGAAGAACTTCGAGAGGCCGACAAATCCGAAAGGAGACCAAGAAAAGAGGACGACAGGCCCTCCAGATCGGCGAACGCCAGAGACCTCGGTAAGCCATTCAAGCTTACTCCAAAATTCGATAACTACACCAGATTCAATacgaagagagagaagataatcAAGGAGATACTCAACGCCAAGATTATAAAGCCGCCAACCCGAGCAGGGAGCTATCAAGATCAGCGATTCGTTGACAAGAGCAAGCACTGTGCCTTCCACCAGAAATATGGTCATACAACGGACGAATGCGTGATAGCCAAAGATCTCTTGGAAAGATTAGCACGACAGGGCCTCTTGGACAAATACATCGAGGGCCGAAAACACAGGGAAAGTAACAAAGAAGAACATCATCAAACCTCGGCCGGCAAAGAAACCAACAAATGGTTGAACAACAATCCACCTAAGGGGATAATAAACTGCATATCTGGAGGATTCGCCGGCGGCGGCGAAACAAGCTCGGCACGAAAGCGGAGCTACCGTGCGATGTTAGCAATCGAAGGAACGACACTACCAAACAACAAAGATATCCAGGATTTAGAAATCACTTTTGACCAAGCTGATATATGCTCGGCCGCTCCTCACACAGACGACCCAGTAGTAATTTCCATTCAAACAGGTGACCTTCTGGTAAGAAAAGTCCTTTTGGATCCAGGTAGTAGTGCCGATGTTCTTTTCCATTCTACTTTCTTGAAAATGAATCTATCTGAAAAACTAATACAGCCCTCATCCGGAGAATTAGTAGGATTCTCTGGCGAGAGAGTACCAATCAAAGGGTACATATGGCTAAGGACGACGATGGGAAACAACCCATTATCAAAAACCTTAGACATACAATACCTGATAGTTGACTGCCCCAGTCCCTACAATATTATCCTCGGACGACCTGCTCTGAATATGTTTAGGGCAGTCGTATCTACTTACCATCTATGTGTTAAGTTTCAGGCGCAGGATAACAAGATAGCGACGATACACTCTGATCGACAACAAGCTCGGCAATGCTACAACGCCAGCTTAAAAAGATCGGACGTAAACCGGAAACAAGGGGAGGTCCATTCAATAAATGGCTCGGAAATCTTGTCTTTGGCCGAGCTCGACCCTCGAGGGGATGCGTTGGAAAGACCTCAGCCGGCAGATGAGCTACACGAAATCCAGCTAACAAAGGTGCCGGGACAGGTAACTTACATCGGCCAAGCACTAAGAGGTCAGCAAAGATCGGAGCTGATCAAATTATTACAAGACAACGCCGACTTATTCGCTTGGACCCCGGCGGATATGCCTGGCATTAGCCCAGATATCATCTGCCACAGGCTAGCCACGAACAAGACAAGCCGACCTATAGCCCAGAAGAAGCGAAACCTCGGCAACGAGAAATCAAAGGCAGCCTTAGAAGAAACAGAGAAACTCCTCAAAGCTAACTTCATTAAGGAAATCCGCTTCACCACATGGCTCTCaaacgtggtaatggtaaggaaaaATTCAGGTaaagtggcgcatgtgcgtcgacttttcAGATTTGAACAAAGCATGTCCTAA
- the LOC112800592 gene encoding calmodulin-like protein 30, whose translation MSKFSFLKSNSRLSSPNKNSFTSRRGSLRPKAEEMKWVFEKFDSNKDGKISVQEYKAAAKALDRGMSDGEAAKAFELMDKDGDGFIELNELMEMFGEGSMKEAEMKKAFEVFDLNGDGKISAEELSQVLKRLGEGCSLSACRKMVKGVDGNGDGFIDFNEFITMMTTTNNEA comes from the coding sequence ATGTCCAAGTTTAGTTTCCTTAAGTCTAATTCTAGGCTATCATCTCCAAATAAGAACAGCTTTACATCAAGAAGAGGGAGTTTGAGGCCAAAAGCAGAGGAAATGAAATGGGTGTTCGAGAAATTCGACAGCAACAAAGATGGAAAGATATCAGTCCAAGAGTACAAAGCTGCTGCAAAGGCCTTGGATAGAGGAATGAGTGATGGTGAGGCGGCGAAGGCATTCGAATTGATGGACAAAGATGGAGACGGATTCATTGAGTTGAATGAGTTGATGGAGATGTTTGGTGAAGGTAGCATGAAGGAAGCAGAGATGAAGAAGGCTTTCGAGGTGTTCGACTTGAATGGCGATGGGAAGATCAGTGCTGAGGAGCTGTCACAGGTTCTGAAGAGGCTTGGCGAGGGTTGCAGCCTGAGTGCTTGTAGGAAGATGGTGAAGGGTGTTGATGGTAATGGCGATGGTTTTATTGACTTTAATGAGTTCATCACCATGATGACCACCACTAACAATGAAGCTTAA
- the LOC112800593 gene encoding uncharacterized protein produces MACLEMYNSDHHHHHPCGAPMSPRISFSNDFVDIQQPLKQQERTDEAPPASSDFEFSVTNYSMMSADELFFKGRLLPYKDNKPLTHRSPTTLREELLLHHDDDASSSAFSLRPPKSSSSTRWKAFLGLRKTHIASSKKADKPEPTTPSLLLNQGSPSINLASQDVMNEGDSSCSDLEIGI; encoded by the exons ATGGCATGCTTAGAAATGTACAACTCcgatcaccaccaccaccatccatGCGGCGCCCCAATGAGCCCCAGAATCTCCTTCTCAAACGACTTCGTAGATATCCAACAACCCTTGAAGCAGCAAGAAAGAACAGATGAAGCTCCTCCTGCTTCCTCGGACTTCGAGTTCTCAGTCACCAACTACTCAATGATGAGCGCTGACGAGCTCTTCTTCAAGGGCAGGTTGTTGCCGTACAAGGACAACAAGCCTCTTACTCATAGATCCCCCACCACTCTCAGGGAggagcttcttcttcatcatgatgacgatgcttcttcttctgctttCTCACTCAGACCTCCAaagtcttcttcttcaacaaggTGGAAGGCCTTTCTGGGTCTCAGAAAAACCCACATTGCTTCTAGTAAGAAAGCTGACAAGCCTGAACCTACAACTCCCTCATTATTGCTCAATCAGGGATCACCATCAATTAATCTCGCTTCTcag GATGTGATGAATGAGGGAGACTCAAGCTGCAGTGATTTGGAGATTGGGATTTAA